AAGCCCGGCGCGATGCAGTTGACGGTGATGCCGCGCGAGCCGACTTCCTGGGCCAGCGACTTGGAGAAGCCGATCATCCCGGCCTTGGAGGCCGCATAGTTGGTCTGGCCCGGATTGCCCGTAACACCCACGACCGAGGTCACGCCGATGATGCGTCCGGCGCGGCGCTTCATCATCCCCTTCATCGCGGCGCGCGACAGGCGGAAATAGCTCTCCAGATTGATGGTCAGGACGGACTGGAAGTCCTCGTCCTTCATCCGCATCAGCAGGCCGTCCTTGGTGATGCCGGCGTTGGCGACCAGGATGTCCAGCGGCGAACCCGCGGCTTCCTCGGCGGCGGCGACCAGGTTGTCGACCGACTCGGGGTCCGACAGGTTGGCGGTGGCGAAGTGGGCGCGCTCGCCGAGTTCCTTCGCCAGATCGGCCAGCACGGCTTCGCGCGTGCCCGACAGGACGACGGTGGCGCCCTGGGCATGCAAGGCGCGGGCGACGGCCCCGCCGATACCGCCCGTAGCGCCGGTGACGAGGGCGGTCTTGCCGGTGAGATTGAACATTATTCGGCTCCTTGCAGCGACTTCGCGAACGCTTCCAGCTCTTCAGGGGTGTTCAGGGCGACGGCGTCGGCGTCCGGCGCGATGCGCTTGGCCATGCCGGTCAGGACCTTGCCCGAGCCGATCTCGGCGAAGCGGGTGACGCCGCCCTCACCCGCCATCCACATCATGCTCTCGCGCCAGCGGACGCGACCCGTGACCTGTTCTACCAGGAGACGGCGGATCATTTCCGGATCGGTGACCGGACCGGCGGTGACGTTGGCGACGACCGGCACGGCCGGGGCGACGATGGTCGCGGTGGCGAGAGCCGTGGCCATCTCGTCGGCGGCGGGCTGCATCAGGGGGCAGTGGAAGGGCGCCGAGACGTTCAGCGGGATGGCCCGCGCGCCCAGCTCCTTGGCCTTCTCGATGGCGCGATCGACCGCGGCCTTGTCGCCCGAGATGACGATATTGCCCGCATTGTTGTCGTTGGCGACGACGCAGACGCCGACTTCCGAACCCGCCTTGGCGGCTTCCTCAGCGAGGGCCAGATCCGTCTTCGGGCCGATCAGGGAAGCCATGGCGCCCTGCCCCACCGGCACGGCGCGCTGCATGGCCTGGCCGCGCAGTTTGAGCAGGCGGGCCGTGTCGGCCAGCGAGATCGCCCCGACGCCGCACAGGGCGGAGTATTCGCCCAGCGAGTGACCGGCGACGAAGCCGGCGGTCGTCACGTCCACTCCGAACTCGGCCTTCAACGCCCGCACCGCCGCCACCGACACGGCCATCAGGGCCGGCTGGGCGTTCTCGGTCAGGGTCAGCTGGTCCTCTGGCCCCTCGCGCATCAGCTGCGACAGGTTCTGGCCCAGGGCCTCGTCGATCTCGGCAAAGACCTCGCGCGCGCTGGCGAAGGCGTCGGCCAGGGCCGCGCCCATGCCGACCGACTGGCTGCCTTGTCCGGGGAACAGGAGGGCGAGGGTCATTGAACCGTCCGTGGGCCGTTGAATCAGGACCGGAGGCGTAAGCCGATCATTCCGTCAGGGCAAGCGGAACGCCCGATATCGCCTCGGTTGCACAAGGACCTGATTGAAGCCGCAGGTCCGACACAATCCCCCTCCAGCGTCACCATACCGAAACGGCGTTCGGGGGGAACGGGCCTTGGTTTTCAATCTCGTAGAGACGCGCCTGCACCGTTCCGGCGGCCGAGGTCTGGCCCTCGGCGCCTGGGCTTTGGGGCTCGCTGCGGTGCTGGGTGCGGATCCGGCCTTCGCCCTCGACGACGATGAAAGCCAGACAGCCTCCGCTGCGGTCGAGGTCGCTGCGGACGACAGGGTCACCCCCTATCAGGCCGACTTCTTTTCCGAGTTCCGCCCGGTCACGGCCCTGGACATGATCTATCGCATCCCGGGTTTCCAGTTCGACGGCGGGACCTCGGCCCGGGGCATGGCGGGCACCCAGGGCAATGTGCTGATCGACGGCGACCGGCCGCCGACCCGAAGCGACACCCTCTATTCCATTCTGGCCCGCATCCCGGCTTCGCAGGTGTTGAGGATCGAACTGGTCCGCGGCGGCGCGGGCGGCATCGACATGCAGGGCAAGGCGGTGGTCGCCAACGTCATCCGCAAACCCGACGCGGGCGTCAGCGGCGCCGTCTCGGTCGGGGCCAATCTGGTCTCCACCGGCGACATCCAGCCCAACCTCTATCTGCAGATCCAGCAACAGCGCGGCGGCCGCTCGCTGGAGGGCTCGCTGCAGCTCTATCACGGGCCGGGCGCCCAGAACGGCTATCGCATCCGCACCGCCCCGGACGGAACGGTCCTGCTGCGCGCCCTGTCGACCGGCGACTATATGTTCGATCAGGCCGAGGCGACCGGCGTCTATGAAGGCCCTCTGGCCGGCGGCCGTCTGCGCGCCAACGGCCTGTTCAGCTACAACGGCTCCGACTACGCCTTCACCGACCTTCTGGTCATTCCGTTCGGCCGCGAGGACTCCGTCAGCCAGGAAGAGACCTTCAAGGGCGAGATGGCCCTGCGCTGGACCCGCAGCCTGCCGCGCGGCGCCACCCTTGAGCTGGTCGGCTCGCAGCAGTTGATCCATTCAACCTCTGACGGCCTCTACGACACCCCCGATTTCACCTCCCAGAGCCTCTCCGACGAGGACAGGGGCGAAAGCATCCTCAACGGCTCGGTCCAGTTTGCGTCCCTGAACACGCCGCTGGGCGCCTGGAGCTTCGAGACCGGCTCCGAAGCGGCGCTCAACTGGGTCGAGAGCGACACCGCCTACCGGTTCAACGGCGATCCCCTGTTGCTGCCTGGCGACGACACCCGGGTGGAGGAACTGAGGTCCGAGAGCTTCATCACCGGCGTCTGGGCGGCCCGGCCGAACCTCAGCCTGGAGACCACCCTGCGCTATGAGGCGTCGCGAATCACCGCCACCGGCAGCGCCGGCGAAGGCGAGACCACCCTGAGCTTCCTCAAGCCCCGGCTGAACCTCGGCTGGACGCCGAAGCCGGGCCATCAGTGGAACTTCAAGGCCGAGCGCAACGCCGAACAGCTGTCCTTCGGCTCCTTCCAGGCCTCGGCCTCGTTCAGCACCGGCGTGTTCGGGCGCGGCAACCCCGATATCCGCCCGGCCCAGACCTGGCTCGCCCAGGCCCGTTACGAACGCGTCTACGACAAACAGGGCGCCTTCACCGCCGAGCTGACGCACGAGTGGATCGACGACGTCCTGGGGTCGGTGATCGTCACCGAAATCCCGCCGGGAGAGACCGACCCGGTCACCTTCACCATCACGCGCAACGTCGCCGACGCGACGCGCGACACCCTGAAACTGACCAACCGCCTGCCGCTGGACCGGTTCGGCTGGACCGGCGGGATGTTCAACACCTCGGCGACCTGGCGACGATCGCAGACCCGCGATCCGATTACCTTGGAGGAGCGCCGTCTCAGCAGCGAACAGCCGTTCCTGTGGAGCCTGAGCCTGAGCCGCAACCTGACCGCCCAGCGGATCAGCTGGACCGTCGGCGCCTCCAGCGGCGGCGAGGGCCGGTCCTATGGCGCGCGCACCCTCTCGAGCTGGCGGTCCGATCCCTTTGTCTACGGCAGCTTTAGCTACCGCCCCGACGACACGCTCAGCCTCAGCGCAGACCTGAACGTCAGCCAGCCCAGCGAGAGCCGGTTCCGCCTGTTCGAGGGCGTGCGCGGCGCCAGCCCTGCCGCCTATGACGAGGTCAATTTCAGCCAGGGCCAGATCCAGGCCTCGGTGAGCCTGCGCCGCAGCTTCTGACCGCCCCTCCCGGCGCGGCCAGACAGTCCTTGCCGGATCGCCGGTTTTCCCCTATACGCGCCCGCTTTCCAGGGCTTCGGTCCTGATGCGGAACGCCAAAGGGTTCGGGAAGTCATCCCGGCCGCCGCTTCAGGAGCCATCGCAGGCGCGACTTACCCGGTCCGTCGGCGCCGACGCCCCACAAGGGAGACTGACGAATGGCTCTTTACGAGCACACGGTCATGACGCGCCAGGATATCAGCGCGCAACAGGCCGAAGCCCTCAACGACACGATCAAGGACCTCATCGTCGCCGGCGGCGGCACCGTGGCCAAGATCGAATACTGGGGCCTGCGCAACCTGACCTACCGGGTCAAGAAGAACCGCAAGGCGCACTATTCCCTGCTCGCCATCGACACGCCTCCGGCCGCCATGGCCGAAGTCGAGCGTCAGCTGGGCATCAACGAAGACGTGCTGCGCTGGCTGACCGTCCGCGTCGAGGAACTCGACCTGGAACTGTCGCCGCTGCTGGCCCGCCGCGAGCGCGAACGTGAGCGCGACCGCGAGCGTCCGGCGCGTGAAGACGCCGTCGAAGCGTAAGGATCAGATCACATGACCGATACCACCGCTCCCCGTAACGTCCCGGGCACGCCCGCGGGCTCCGGCGCCGCCGGCCGCCGTCCTTTCTATCGTCGCCGCAAGGTTTGCCCGTTCTCGGGTGAAGGCGCGCCGAAGATCGACTACAAGGACGTCAAGCTCCTGCAGCGCTACATTTCCGAACGCGGCAAGATCGTGCCTTCGCGCATCACCGCCGTGTCCCAGATCAAGCAACGCGAATTGGCCAAAGCCATCAAGCGCGCTCGCTACCTGGCCCTCCTGCCCTACGTGGTGAAGTAAGATGAAAGTCGTTCTGCTGGAACGCGTCGATAACCTCGGCGCCATCGGCGACGTCGTCACTGTCAAGGACGGCTTCGCCCGCAACTTCCTCCTGCCCCGCGACAAGGCGCTGCGCGCCACGTCGAAGAACCTGGAGAAGTTCGAACTCGACCGCGTCGCCATCGAGGCCCGCAACGAGAAGAATAAGGACGCGGCCCAGAAGGTCGCCGACAAGATCGACGGTCAGTTCTACGTCATGATCCGCTCGGCCGGTGAAACCGGTCAGCTGTACGGATCGGTCGCCGGCCGCGACGTCGCCGAAGCCGTTCAGGCCGAAGGCGGCAAGGTCGAGCGCTCGCAAGTCGTGCTCAACACCGCGATCAAGTCGCTGGGCGTCCACGAAGTGCTGGTTCGCCTGCACCCCGAGGTCTCGGCCACCGTCAAGATCAACATCGCCCGCTCGGCCGAAGAAGCCGAACGTCAGGCGAAGGGTGAGGACGTGATCAAGTCGGCCTACGACG
The genomic region above belongs to Brevundimonas goettingensis and contains:
- the rpsF gene encoding 30S ribosomal protein S6: MALYEHTVMTRQDISAQQAEALNDTIKDLIVAGGGTVAKIEYWGLRNLTYRVKKNRKAHYSLLAIDTPPAAMAEVERQLGINEDVLRWLTVRVEELDLELSPLLARRERERERDRERPAREDAVEA
- the rpsR gene encoding 30S ribosomal protein S18, whose translation is MTDTTAPRNVPGTPAGSGAAGRRPFYRRRKVCPFSGEGAPKIDYKDVKLLQRYISERGKIVPSRITAVSQIKQRELAKAIKRARYLALLPYVVK
- a CDS encoding TonB-dependent receptor plug domain-containing protein, with translation MVFNLVETRLHRSGGRGLALGAWALGLAAVLGADPAFALDDDESQTASAAVEVAADDRVTPYQADFFSEFRPVTALDMIYRIPGFQFDGGTSARGMAGTQGNVLIDGDRPPTRSDTLYSILARIPASQVLRIELVRGGAGGIDMQGKAVVANVIRKPDAGVSGAVSVGANLVSTGDIQPNLYLQIQQQRGGRSLEGSLQLYHGPGAQNGYRIRTAPDGTVLLRALSTGDYMFDQAEATGVYEGPLAGGRLRANGLFSYNGSDYAFTDLLVIPFGREDSVSQEETFKGEMALRWTRSLPRGATLELVGSQQLIHSTSDGLYDTPDFTSQSLSDEDRGESILNGSVQFASLNTPLGAWSFETGSEAALNWVESDTAYRFNGDPLLLPGDDTRVEELRSESFITGVWAARPNLSLETTLRYEASRITATGSAGEGETTLSFLKPRLNLGWTPKPGHQWNFKAERNAEQLSFGSFQASASFSTGVFGRGNPDIRPAQTWLAQARYERVYDKQGAFTAELTHEWIDDVLGSVIVTEIPPGETDPVTFTITRNVADATRDTLKLTNRLPLDRFGWTGGMFNTSATWRRSQTRDPITLEERRLSSEQPFLWSLSLSRNLTAQRISWTVGASSGGEGRSYGARTLSSWRSDPFVYGSFSYRPDDTLSLSADLNVSQPSESRFRLFEGVRGASPAAYDEVNFSQGQIQASVSLRRSF
- the fabD gene encoding ACP S-malonyltransferase; its protein translation is MTLALLFPGQGSQSVGMGAALADAFASAREVFAEIDEALGQNLSQLMREGPEDQLTLTENAQPALMAVSVAAVRALKAEFGVDVTTAGFVAGHSLGEYSALCGVGAISLADTARLLKLRGQAMQRAVPVGQGAMASLIGPKTDLALAEEAAKAGSEVGVCVVANDNNAGNIVISGDKAAVDRAIEKAKELGARAIPLNVSAPFHCPLMQPAADEMATALATATIVAPAVPVVANVTAGPVTDPEMIRRLLVEQVTGRVRWRESMMWMAGEGGVTRFAEIGSGKVLTGMAKRIAPDADAVALNTPEELEAFAKSLQGAE
- the fabG gene encoding 3-oxoacyl-[acyl-carrier-protein] reductase, encoding MFNLTGKTALVTGATGGIGGAVARALHAQGATVVLSGTREAVLADLAKELGERAHFATANLSDPESVDNLVAAAEEAAGSPLDILVANAGITKDGLLMRMKDEDFQSVLTINLESYFRLSRAAMKGMMKRRAGRIIGVTSVVGVTGNPGQTNYAASKAGMIGFSKSLAQEVGSRGITVNCIAPGFIASPMTDVLNDAQKDAIMKNIPMGRLGLGDEIAAAAVYLASDEAAYVTGQTLHVNGGMAMI
- the rplI gene encoding 50S ribosomal protein L9, with product MKVVLLERVDNLGAIGDVVTVKDGFARNFLLPRDKALRATSKNLEKFELDRVAIEARNEKNKDAAQKVADKIDGQFYVMIRSAGETGQLYGSVAGRDVAEAVQAEGGKVERSQVVLNTAIKSLGVHEVLVRLHPEVSATVKINIARSAEEAERQAKGEDVIKSAYDEDREAAAEQARDMVEGGAGQQDGLGFEA